TCAGGTTCAGAATGCCGCTTTCTGGCTTCAGGAAATGCTGCCAGCTCTCAATTCCATCGGCTAAAGGGAAGGGGCTGGAATCAGCTCCCCCCCCCTTTTAAAGACCCAGTCAAGATGACGGCTCGCTTATTCCTGCGCAACGGCGGCTGCCGTTTTATGCCTGCGCAGCAGACTAAGCGGGAAGGTCGCCAGAACAACACCGCTCATCACCAGAATGAAGCCCACGAGATGGAATATTCTAAAATCCTCGCCAAGGAACATGACCGCCATAAAAATGCCGAAGGGTGGCATCAGATACATCACCAGGCCAGCCGTCGCCGGACCGAGCACCCGGATCATATATTGATAGGCCAGTAGCGCCCCGATAGAGGCCGAAAAGACCAATCCGGCCACGCTCAACCATTGATCCACACGGGTGGGAAGCGTGTCAAAATTGGCCAGCTCCCAGATCATAAACGGGATCTGGATAGCAGCACCCACCAGCCCCACAATCGTGAACATACCAATCGTGGAAAGCGTCTGAAATAGCTTTTTCTTCGAGAGGACAGTATAGACTGCCCAAGAGGTTGCCGCAGCCACGAACAGCAGATCGCCGCTTGAGAATTCAATCGCCAATAGTGTTTCAAGGTGACCTTTGCACACAATCAGCAAAACACCGGTAAAGCCCAGAATGATGCCTATGGCTTCGCGTAGCGAGATCTTGCGTCCCCTGAAGATCCATTCAAGCAGGATGATAATGATCGGGCAGGAGGAATAGATCAGCGTGCCATTAGTGGCTGAGGTGTGTTTGAGCGCCATATAAACCCCCGAACCACTAAACCCCATCCCCATGAAAGCCGTCAGAAGAATAAGCTTCCAATCGGACAGGAGCGCCTTGCGGTTGGCATAAAGAGATGACCACGCAAAAGGCAAAACGAGCACTGATGCGATTCCCCAACGCAAGAAGGTGAGCGTAAAGGGTTCAATCGTATGAACAGCAACAGCACCAACAACAATATTCGAAGCGAGCAGAAACGGGCAGACCGCCATCAGCAGATAGGCAAAGACTTTGGGAGACAAGAGACAATTCCGAAAAACTGGAAGGAAGGAGGGTATTCTGGCGCTAATGATAATTGCTTTAAAGAGCTTAAACAATCTCTATCTGTCGACAGACACCATACAAAAGAGCAGGCTTAACGGAAAACAACAACGCGCTCTAGTTCAAAGCAAGGCTTTGTCCGCGATAGGCCGAAACCGAGCAGTCATAATTGGCATAATTCAATTGCGCACAAACCGACGCTGCCTGTGCTGCATTGGGAATTGGCCCGAGAACAAGGTGAAGAGCAAGCCGTCCATCGTCAAGTTCGGTGACTCGACTAAGCGGACGCAAATCACCGACCAGCGTCTTCTGTGAAGCAGACACGCCTTGCCAAGCCGCTCTGATATCACTGATTGAGACAAAGGCCCCAAGATCAATACCGAAGGATGTCTGGCTGCTCGACCGCACCACATTGGGTGTAGAAACGACTCGACTGACAGGCTGTAACGCACCATCTGAAGCCACGTGCTCTGCGGGTTTGTCTTTGGGGAGCATCTGTGCGCCTTGAGGCGCGGAGCTTTCAAAATCCATGGTCAAGGGCTGCTCGGTTACCTTGATGTTGGGTTGGTCATTCACCTTGAACGGGTCAAACGCACCACCATTGGCTTCCAAAGTGCCGGTTGCTCCGATCGACCCAGTTGACTGGGTATCGATAGGTTGCGAGAGTTGGCCATTGGCCAGAATAAAGGGATTGCGGCTATCGTCCCGTCGCGGAAGGTCCACGACACGCACAGAGCCACTTTGCCCAACAGGGCCATCAAGCTCCAGTTTGGCCAAACGCTGTTTCAGACGATCATTTTCATCACGCAACCGTTTCATTGTTACATGAAACGCACCGACTTCCTGCTTGATCTTGTGCAATTCAGCGATCAAGTCCTGCAACTGCTGGGCATTGATCTCAGTTCGTTTCGAAAACGGATTGAAGGTCTGATTCTGTTGGTCGACGAGCGCTGTTTCCGACTCACCAAGTGCCTTTTCAAGGTTGGCGGGCGGCATTTGATCGATAGACCCGGTAACAAGACGTGCATCGGCGCTGTCCAATGTTGCCATAACATTGGGGTTTCGGGCGGAATCACCGGTGTCATCCACCATCGTCAAGGCAACCAAACCTGTCAGCACTGCCGCAAACGCCCAACCGGCCATCATGGTCACATCGAAGATGGCTTTGCCTGGCCGCGCCATACAAATGCCTCCTTACACGCGCGAATCTTATGTTTCACGCATTTTTAAGGAAAGTCTTTTTTTGCTGTAACCGCAAGGCCCGTTCGTATATCTGTTTCAATTGTTCCTTAGGAAAATACTATAAACGGTCCTTTACTCTGCAAAGACAGGTCTCAGGAGGCTAAAGATGACACATCGCACATGCCAGGCAATCATTCTGGCAGCCGGACACGGCACCCGCATGAAATCAAAAACACCCAAGGTCCTTCACAAGATCGCCGGGCTGTCTATGGTTGGTCATGTGGCCCACGCCGCTCATCAGGCCGATGTCGATCAGGTCGCCCTCATCGTCGGACCGGATATGGACCCTGTTTTGCAGGCTGCCCGCAAGATGCATCCATCCGTTCAAGCTTGCGAGCAGACAGACCGTCTGGGCACCGCCCATGCGGTTCTGGCCGCACGCGAAGCGCTGAAAGAGGCAAAGGACGATGTCATCGTGCTTTTTGGCGATACACCGCTCTTGCGCGCAGAAACGATCAGCGCCATGCGCGAAAAGCTGGCAGAGGGCTTTGACGTTGTCGTTCTGGGCTTTCGGACAGACACACCAGATCCTTACGGGCGCCTGCTCGAATCAGATGGCAATCTGGTCGCCATTCGCGAAGCCAAGGACTGCACCCCCGAGGAATTCCAGATCAATTTCTGCAACGGTGGAATCATGGGCTTCTCCGGGACTAATTTGCTCGAGCTTCTGGACAAGATAGAAAACAACAATTCCCAAGGCGAATATTATCTCACCGATGCGGTGGAACTGGCCAACGCGCAAGGGCTCAAAGTGACAGCAATCGAGGCCCCAGAATCCGAGTTGCAAGGGGTCAACAGCCGCGCCCATCTGGCCAAGGTCGAAGCAACATTCCAACAAAGAGCCCGTCAGGAAGCCATGGAAAATGGTGTTACACTGACCGCGCCAGAAACTGTTTTCTTTGCCTATGATACGAAATTGGGCCAAGACATCACCATTGAGCCAAACGTCTTTTTCGCACCCGGCGTAACCGTGGCGGACAATGTCACCATTCTGGCCAACTGCTATTTCGAAGATGCAGAAATCGGCGAGGGCTGCGCCATTGGCCCCTATGCACGTCTACGTCCGGGCACAGTTCTGGAAGCAAAAGCGAAGGTGGGCAACTTCGTGGAGATCAAGAAATCTCTTGTAGAAGAGGGCGCAAAGGTCAACCACCTGACCTATATCGGCGACGCTCGTATCGGCTCCAAGGCGAATATCGGCGCAGGCACCATCACTTGCAACTATGATGGCTTCAACAAGTTCAAGACGGATATCGGCAAGGGCGCTTTCATCGGCTCCAACACTTCGCTGGTCGCTCCGGCAACCATTGGAGACGGTGCAATCATTGGCGCAGGCAGCGTTATCACAGATCCTGTTAACGCTGATGATCTGGCATTCACACGCGCAAGACCCATCGTCAAGGCAGGATGGGCCGCACAGTTTCGTTATAAAAAGAATAAAGATTCCAAATAATTAAGTGTGAACAAAGGGGCGCTTTGCGTCCCTTTTTCCGTTTTCGTTAGAAACTGCAATCGGATTTGATTTCAAGAATCTCACAACAGTGCGTTAGTGATTATTCAAATCAAATTATCCGTAGTCATTTGTTGGAAAGAGATTGCCATGTGTGGAATTGTCGGAATTCTTGGTAAGGAAGCGGTAGCGCCACAATTGGTGGATGCCCTCAAGAGGCTTGAATATCGCGGCTATGATTCCGCTGGTGTCGCCACGATCAACCAGAACAAACTCGACAGACGCCGCGCCGCTGGCAAACTGCGCAATCTGGAACAGTTGCTAAGCGAAAATCCATTGCCGGGCACCATCGGCATCGGCCACACCCGTTGGGCGACCCACGGCATTCCAAACGAGATCAATGCGCATCCCCATCAGGCTGGCAACGTGGCTGCGGTGCATAACGGCATCATCGAGAATTTTCGTGAGTTGCGCGAAGAGCTGACGGCCAAGGGGCATAAATTCGAGACGGAAACCGACACCGAAACCGTCGTGCATCTCATTCATGACGAAATGCAGGCTGGCAAGCGCCCCATAGAAGCCGTCTCCGCCGTTCTGGGTCGCCTGGAAGGCGCGTTTTCTCTCGCGATCATCTTTGGCGGCGAAGAGGACCTGATGATCGGTGCCCGCCGAGGCTCTCCTCTGGCCGTTGGCCATGGGGATGGCGAGATGTATCTGGGCTCTGATTCCTTTGCCCTTGCACCGTTCACCGATGAGGTGACCTATCTGGAAGAAGGCGACTGGGTGGTCCTGACCAGAACGTCGGCCACGTTCTATAATGAAGACAACATGCATGTCGAACGGCAGGCCACCACGGCACTTGCGTCTGCCAACATCGTGGATAAGGGCAACTATAAGCATTTCATGGAAAAGGAAATCCATGAACAGCCCGAAGTGATCCAGCATACGCTGGCCCATTATGTGGATTTTGCCAACGGAACAGTTCGCTTCAAGGGCAAACTGCCATTTGATTTTGCTACCCTTAACCGCATCTCGCTTAGCGCTTGCGGCACGGCTTACTATGCAGGCGTGGTTGCCAAATACTGGTTTGAGAAGCTTGCACGCATTCCGGTCGACATGGATGTCGCCTCCGAATTCCGCTACCGCGAAATGCCGATGCAGGAGAATGGGCTGGCGCTCTTTATCTCCCAGTCGGGCGAAACCGCCGATACGCTGGCTTCCTTGCGCTATTGCAAACAGGAAGGCCAGCATATTGCCTCCATCGTCAATGTGCCCGAAAGCACCATCGCGCGCGAAAGTGATGTCATTTTCCCAACCCTTGCCGGGGCAGAAATCGGAGTCGCTTCAACCAAGGCCTTCACCTGCCAGCTCTCGGTTTTGCTCGCCCTTGCCATCATGGCTGGCCGTGCGCGTGGAACCATTTCGGCTGAAGAAGAGCAAGCCTATGTCAAGGCACTGAGCGAGTTGCCCAAATTCATCCGTCAGGCATTGAAAGCAGACAACACCATCGCCGATCTCGCCCATGAGCTTTCCAAGGTCAAGCATGTGCTTTATCTGGGCCGCGGAACCAACTTCCCGCTGGCCATGGAAGGCGCGTTGAAACTGAAGGAAATCTCCTACATACACGCCGAAGGCTATGCGGCAGGAGAGCTCAAGCACGGCCCGATCGCGTTGATTGATGAAACCATGCCGGTCGTCGTTATCGCTCCTGATGACAGCTATTACGACAAGACCGTTTCCAACATGCAGGAAGTCGCCGCCCGCGATGGCCGGATCATTCTCATCACCGATGAGTCGGGCGCCAAGAAGAATGCGCTGGAAGACAGTACCACCATCGTCATGCCCACCGTACCAGACGTCATCGCA
This genomic window from uncultured Cohaesibacter sp. contains:
- the glmU gene encoding bifunctional UDP-N-acetylglucosamine diphosphorylase/glucosamine-1-phosphate N-acetyltransferase GlmU, with the translated sequence MTHRTCQAIILAAGHGTRMKSKTPKVLHKIAGLSMVGHVAHAAHQADVDQVALIVGPDMDPVLQAARKMHPSVQACEQTDRLGTAHAVLAAREALKEAKDDVIVLFGDTPLLRAETISAMREKLAEGFDVVVLGFRTDTPDPYGRLLESDGNLVAIREAKDCTPEEFQINFCNGGIMGFSGTNLLELLDKIENNNSQGEYYLTDAVELANAQGLKVTAIEAPESELQGVNSRAHLAKVEATFQQRARQEAMENGVTLTAPETVFFAYDTKLGQDITIEPNVFFAPGVTVADNVTILANCYFEDAEIGEGCAIGPYARLRPGTVLEAKAKVGNFVEIKKSLVEEGAKVNHLTYIGDARIGSKANIGAGTITCNYDGFNKFKTDIGKGAFIGSNTSLVAPATIGDGAIIGAGSVITDPVNADDLAFTRARPIVKAGWAAQFRYKKNKDSK
- the glmS gene encoding glutamine--fructose-6-phosphate transaminase (isomerizing), with product MCGIVGILGKEAVAPQLVDALKRLEYRGYDSAGVATINQNKLDRRRAAGKLRNLEQLLSENPLPGTIGIGHTRWATHGIPNEINAHPHQAGNVAAVHNGIIENFRELREELTAKGHKFETETDTETVVHLIHDEMQAGKRPIEAVSAVLGRLEGAFSLAIIFGGEEDLMIGARRGSPLAVGHGDGEMYLGSDSFALAPFTDEVTYLEEGDWVVLTRTSATFYNEDNMHVERQATTALASANIVDKGNYKHFMEKEIHEQPEVIQHTLAHYVDFANGTVRFKGKLPFDFATLNRISLSACGTAYYAGVVAKYWFEKLARIPVDMDVASEFRYREMPMQENGLALFISQSGETADTLASLRYCKQEGQHIASIVNVPESTIARESDVIFPTLAGAEIGVASTKAFTCQLSVLLALAIMAGRARGTISAEEEQAYVKALSELPKFIRQALKADNTIADLAHELSKVKHVLYLGRGTNFPLAMEGALKLKEISYIHAEGYAAGELKHGPIALIDETMPVVVIAPDDSYYDKTVSNMQEVAARDGRIILITDESGAKKNALEDSTTIVMPTVPDVIAPIVFALPVQMLAYYTANFMGTDVDQPRNLAKSVTVE
- a CDS encoding DMT family transporter, with amino-acid sequence MSPKVFAYLLMAVCPFLLASNIVVGAVAVHTIEPFTLTFLRWGIASVLVLPFAWSSLYANRKALLSDWKLILLTAFMGMGFSGSGVYMALKHTSATNGTLIYSSCPIIIILLEWIFRGRKISLREAIGIILGFTGVLLIVCKGHLETLLAIEFSSGDLLFVAAATSWAVYTVLSKKKLFQTLSTIGMFTIVGLVGAAIQIPFMIWELANFDTLPTRVDQWLSVAGLVFSASIGALLAYQYMIRVLGPATAGLVMYLMPPFGIFMAVMFLGEDFRIFHLVGFILVMSGVVLATFPLSLLRRHKTAAAVAQE